The DNA sequence CTACTTCGGAACATACAACCCGAACCCCAAGCCTTCGATCTCCGTTTACGGTTCCGCCAACAATGAAGACCCGTGGATCACCGGTACCCTAGCTTCgtcatccacctcttccagcaAGGCGGtcatcacctcttcttcgtcgagttCTAGCAGAGCGGCGTCCAGCTCGAGTTCCAGCGCTGCCCCCTCATCGAGCTCCTCGTCCAGGGccgcttcgtcttcctcctcagctGCTGCAGCCAGCTCAAGTGCTTTGCCAAGCTCCACTTCGTCGGCCGccccttcatcatcttcatcttcctcgagggccgcatccagctcatccagctctgctgctgctgcctccTCGTCCGGCGCTGCCGTTACCTGGACTTCCATGGGATGTTACCAGGACACGTACCCTCACATCCTCTATAACTACTACACCTCCAAGACCCAGACTGTGGAAAGCTGTCAAGCGCTTTGTGCCTCCGGAGGATACCTCTACGCGGGAGTCCAATACGGTACCGACTGTTACTGTGACAACTCCTTGAACTTCGCCGACGGTGGTGGCCCAACTACCGCCAGCAAGTGTAACATGGCTTGTGCCGGTAACTCTGCGGAGAACTGTGGTGGCTACTACCTCATGGTCATCTACAAGAGCAACGCTGTCGTAGcgtcctcttctgcttcgtcctcggTCTCGTCCGCTGCTGCTTCAAgttcgtcgtcgtcctcgtccagAGCTGCCTCaagctcttcgtcctcgtcggCTGCTGcttccagctcttcatcctcatctgctgCTGCCCCAAgttcgtcctcatcgtcggcCGCtgcttccagctcttctgcCTCGTCTTCTAGAGCTGCATCCAGttcatcctcgtcagctatcgtctcaagctcatcctcatcggcCGCCgcttcaagctcttcgtcatctgctGTCGTGTCCAGCTCCACCTTGTCTTCCACCAGCTCGTCGGCGTCTGCTTCGCCCAGCCCGTCTCTCCCGACCGTCCCTGCCGGTTGGGCGGTGGCTTCTACCCCATGTATCGCTGATGGAAAGACCGGTCGGGCTCTCCTCGGTTCTTTTACCATCGATTACGCCAACACCGTCGAAAGCTGTCTCGCCAAGTGCGACGCCAGCGGATACCCCATTGCAGGTCTCGAGTACGGAAACCAATGTTTCTGTGGTTCTTACCTCTCAAATGGTGCTTCGCTCCAGACTACCGCCACTTGTGCTTTACCATGTCCCGGAAACTCCCTCGAAACTTGTGGTGGATACTACGCCATGAGTCTTTACGTCTCTACCAAATTGAACGGTGCtaccctttcttccgatctCTTGGGTCAAACCGCCACCCTTCCTTCCGGCTGGTCGACTGCCGCCAAATGTATGCCAGATGTCAACGGACGAGCTCTTACCGACTACAGTTGGTCGACCGACGCCATGACCGTCCCTCTCTGTCTCAACAAGTGCGCCTCCCTGGGATACCAATACGGAGCTGTCGAATACGGCAGAGAATGTTACTGTGGTAACAACATGGCTAATGGTGCCGACTTGACCAAGACTTCCACTCTCTGTGGTACACCTTGTGCTGGTGATCCTTCCACCTCATGTGGTGGTTGGAACTCCATGCAAGTCTTCAACAACCCCGCCTACTCGTACACCAACACCGTCATCAACGACTACGTCAAGACCGCTTGTCTTCAAGAAGTATCCGGCCGAGCTCTTCGGGGAGCTGCATACACCGACTTGACAGGTATGACCGTCGAGACTTGTACCGCCTACTGTAAGACGCGAGGGTTCGTCATGGCCGCTGTCGAGTACGGTTCCGAATGTTACTGTGGATCGGCCCTCGTCGGAGGTGCTTCCCTCTTGTTGACTTCTGGACAATGCTACATGCCTTGTGTCGGTAACTCGAACGAGAACTGTGGTGGACCCAACGCTTTATGGCTATACATCAACCCCAACTCCCTCAGCTCCTTGGTCACCCTCCCCACCGGATGGTCATACCAAGGATGTATCGCTGAAGGATGGACCGCCAGAGCGCTCAACTTCACAGCTACCAGCTACATCCAGAAGGGAACTATGACCGGTGAATACTGTGCTAGACAGTGCGCGCAATTAGGATACACCATGGCCGGAACGGAATTCGCTTCGGAGTGTTATTGTGGTAACTCCTTCAACGGCGGAGCGACCGGAGCTATCCTCGACACAGTTACCGACCAAAGTGGTCAATGCAACTACGCTTGTCCAGGTAACTCGGCTCAAATGTGTGGTGGTGCTTCAAGAATATCCCTCTACTCCAACTTGGCCACCCTCCCACAGCTCACCACGACTGGCACCAACGTTGTCAACGTTGCCGCATAGAAAGAAGCAGATCACTCCTCCTTAGACATCTTGACCTATAATCGAGTTCAATGTGACCAGAGCTCATAGATAAGTCCCGTAACATTCTCAAGCCCTTCCTTTCTGCCTATAAACTCCTATATTACATCTCTTATATTCATATAGTATTTCATATTCCGGTTTCTTACATAGGACTTTTTCTCTCATTCGTTCGGTCGATCGATTAAAACCAGATTATGCACTGAACTGGCATCTGTTATGTCTGTTCGCATATGATAGAGACTGTCGAATTCATCGAGTGCGCATTGTCAATATTGATCGCGCTGAGCCCGCTCTTGAGCTCTTGAGCTCGCTACAAGCAGCGAAGTTTGTGTTGACGCATCGCGATGATTGAATGACTTGTGCTTGCTCATCTGAAAACGGATGCATCGAGATTGTCTGCGTCACCACGAGGGCATTGCCACTTTTCGGAATTTACGCATATCGCCGCTTTGCAGGAGTTGAGCGTAGCGTATTGTGCgctttcatccctttccaccaAGCACTTCCTCATTCACTagtcattgtcatcatcatcatcatcatcatcatcatcattaaGCGATTCTTATCTTTACTCTTCAACAGTCGACCTATACAACGTTACTTTTGACTTGTGAGTGCGCCTGAACCTCATGTAGACTGATGCGGCACCTGCAATGCTTGGCTAGACGAAAAGCATAAAAAGCTGACTAAGACAATacgattgattgattgttcTTTATCTCCATTGCCACCGCTATTCCATcgacttccttcttgacaaACCATCGTCCTATCGATATTTCGACATAGAACAAGTAGAAATCCAGCAACATGGCTCTCAAGCGAATTaacaaggtgagctcaaGATTTCTTGGTGTACCGATGTCGGACCGGGAATATTGGGATGAATGGAATATGTATATTTGCTCACACGATACGTTATTCTCCGGCGTATAGGAATTAATCGATCTCGGACGTGATCCCCCGTCTTCATGTTCCGCTGGTCCCATCAATGACAACCTTTTTCAATGGCAAGCAACCATCATGGGACCTGTGAGTGGCCCATCATGCAGATTCGCGCTCTCTCACACTCTGTGTGGGAGTCATATTCAATTACTAATTCGTGTGACTCTTCTCTCTAGGCCGATTCTCCGTATGCTGGCGGTGTCTTCTTCCTGTAAGCTACCACATATTCTCCCCAGAGGGCCGCAGCTTAGCTGACCGTCCGACTGCTATTCAGCTCTCTCACTTTCCCTACCGGTATGTCGATTGTCCTTGTCGCGCTGATGAGCACCGCTATCGCGTTTCATGCACTTAACCCCACCCCACCGGTTGTCGTGCTACCAGTGAAGATAGAGGGCTCAGCTGATCCGTGTCTACCTCACTTCGCAGATTACCCATTCAAGCCTCCCAAGGTCCAATTCACGACCAAGATCTACCACCCTAATATCAACGCAAACGGTTCAATCTGTCTAGATATCTTGAGAGATCAATGGAGTCCAGCATTGACCATCTCGAAAGGTGAGCCAGAGCTCGATCTCCACTCGAACACGATTGATTAAATGGCTGACTTTTCGCCCTTCGTAGTGCTCCTTTCGATCTGTTCGATGTTGACGGACCCCAACCCCGATGACCCCTTGGTACCGGAGATTGCTAACGTGAGTCTCGTCACTCGATTGCTATCAAGGCGTGTTATCTTTGCCATCACTCTCGTTTCTTCACGGCTGCTTTTTCTTGTCCATTGAGGTCGTCGGCCATCGTTCTGGGGGTTGTGCTTCCTGTCCTTTTCCAAACGACAAACAGAACAAAGCCTCAATTGCATATTTTGattccccttcctcatctccatcatgCGTCGCATCGTTTTGAGCTTGCTGCTCCAAAATGTCGCCGCTCTCTGACAAGTCAAAATGCTAATCATATCCTCAATCAGACCTACAAGACCGACCGACCTCGATATGAAGCTACAGCAAGGGAATGGACTAGAAAGTGAGTTGCCCCCTCTGGATCGCATGACTGGGTTCTTTGCTAATTACCCCTTTCTTCCAGATATGCGACATAAAATGGTTACTTATAAATTTGCATGATTCCTCCTTTACATACCTTCTCTCGTCTCTTAGTCAACGTCATGTGATCATCTGCGTCATGTCTTGGCGCTCTGGAAGCGACACACTTCTGGAAAGCAAGGTTACAGAATTTGATGTCATCGATTAGGACGAGCAGCATGAGCTTACGCGGACGGCAGCAGCCACGGACTGACATCATGTACTCGACTGAAACTGCGCTGATGTATACCCAGCCGGATTGCGTACACGGACTCTTTGAGTCAATTAGGATCTCCAGCCCTATATTTGGTGAGCTACCTTTCTTGCACGAGCTTGCAGCAAAATACAATTGCATGTCATTCATCGAGAGTTTGCCGTGAAATTATAAGATAAAGTACCAAGTGCTACATGATTTATGGATGCTATATTATTGATTGATGTGCAAGGGAGAAATTATAAGGTATTATATATGACTTGATCATGCCCTATCCAAGGGGGTCAAGTGATTCTACGTCGTCCAAGATCTAGGTTCTCAGATTGTATAgaccagcttcttcgtctcccgTGATCTTTGTCGTATCGACATGACGAGTGGTTCTGCCTCTGACCAAATCATGAGAAGGGATTTCGTAAACGTCATCTCGTTCTCTTCTGCCGGTGCTGTTCTTCTCGACTATGGTAATGATCCAAGCTGCCCATCCGGTATGAATGACGAGATTGATAAAGTATAAAACTGTCAAACCGATGGCGGCAGGTTGACATTTGGGATCGTTGACGTAGAATCCTGAATCGGGGTCGTCGCACAGGCGAGCGGAGGCAATGATGATTTGCCAGATGAACGCGGCTGATAGAGTAACAtgacgatgtcagctataCTCAATGAGGTGTACGGTGAGTTCAAAAGAGTATTGAAGTCAGATTTGCGAAGGAATAAGGACAACGCAAAAAAGAAAAGATCAGAGAAACAACGCTCACCTAACCAAGCGACAGCGAGCAAAACCTGAACGGCGACTTCTCCACCACCCTGATCCCATCTGTTTCTACTATCTTTCAGGGAGAAGTAGATGGCAGGAGGATAGTATATCAACATCACCACACCGATGAATCCATGAATCCCGGCGACGATTATGCCTTGTGCAGCCCATCCGGGGAGGAAGAGATTAAGGAATAAAGCCAGTATGAAAGTGACGGCTGTCAGGCCCTGCAGACATACAAATTTGTAAAGTCAGCTGTTGTTTTTAGAGGCTCTAAGTGACGGCAGATACTTACGAAAAGACCATATCGAATGGTAGGGCCAGTTGTGGAGGACATATTGGTTGAGCACTTAAATGAGAATGTCTTGGTGAGGCACTGAAGCAGTAAAGCAGTGATTATTATACTTGATACGATTGTTTTATCGTTTTCTTGTTGTATTGGtgcgttgttgttgttttgttggtatcatgcatatgcattctTGATGTCTCCAACTTATATATGTTGGAATTCCGTCGTGTTGAGGACGGTATTGAACGCTTGAACAGGTAGTAACTTGGGAATCATGCTTGATGAATTCCGATGAAACGCACTAAAGCAGAAGATTGATCGGGGCGATGCATGGCAGTGCTTTAAGTTGAATTGCAAGACTGTAAAGGCTTGGCACTTCGGAGCTTGGTTTTAGCCGCTCAGGAACCGGACTATCTTGCTACATGCGGTGTTGGTGTTGCCTTTCAACCTTTCAACGCTTTTTCGTCACTTGACCCAACATGACTTGGACGTATCGTTACGAGCCTAATTGTCAGTACGTCAGTACATTTCGAGCCAAGAGAATAGGTGATTGACGGTATAGCGTTGGTTGACATGTACCGCTTCCAGAGGAACATTTCCGAGCGCACGACTGTCGTGCGATACATACGGTTGCATGGCAGATTCCGCGTTGTTATGTTCCCGCGAACATGCCCCGCCTGAATGGTTCAAACAAATGGACGAGAGGCTCTGGACATATTGCTCATTGATCCATCTCCATGCCATGCATAGAGACAGCAGGATGAACGCACGACGAGAGGAGTACAAGACTGATTCCCTTGCACACTAGCTAGGAAAGCTCTCATAGTATTGCCATCTTATGCGGAGCCATACAAGTGGCATACCCTTTGCTAACGCCGAGCCTCTATTGGTTATGACTCACATGACCTGGAATACCTTATGCACAGCTATAGGGCTCAAGAGCATTTCCATCAGAGCCAACGGACACTCAGACTTTGCTATAGCCCGTGGTCGCCAAGATACGGAGACTGACACAGGTTTTGTCATCATGTCCTCATAATCGTCATAATTGGAAACTAGGTGAAACCAGCCGTTTCAGGGAATTTGTCAAACTTCTTAAGCTAGTTTAATTGTTCGACCCATTCGTCTCATCGTTTTCAATCAGTTCGTGGCGGTGATTCTGGACTGCATAGGATCAGGTGGTATTTCCGCGAGGGGCGCTTCCATCAAGTTTGCATGCTTGCATCCTGGACGGCGACTTTATGTGACCAACAACTGAGGTCGTCCGATGAATCTGTGCTCCGCTGGGACTTGCCCAAAGTCTTCTTCGCGCGAAGCACGTATGGGACATGTGAGTCTAGTCGATGTTCGGAGCACCCAGTCCATTTTTGGGTGCACATTGACGGCTAGACTGCATCGATGGCTGACTTGATCACGTCTTGCGCTGCACCCGTGTTGGTGGGATTGAAGGCGGTTGATCGTAAGTCTATGCATTGATTGGGACAACTATCACTATGGTTGTGAGATAATATACTAAGGGTCTCTCTATTTGATACAAGATTTAATGGGACATGGGCATTTCAACCGTCCATTCGGGACAATACAAACAATGATACAATTGGGAGGCAGAACAAGGTGAACAACTATGTATGCAAGTCTATGCGATATGTCATGTATAACGTGTATCGAAAAATCGGAACCGGAGACTGACTGGAACTATAAAATGAACTCGCCGCTTGACGGGCTATGGGGATTCATATTGACTTGTAATAAGTCCAATCTGGAGTTCGCTGTCGGTTTCGTATTTATAGGACGGGGTTTTGCAGATTTGGATTGAAGTGActgttgagattgatattgatattgctGTTGATCTACCGGACGAAATTCAGGTGTTGGTGGTAAAGAGATATCACCTGACGAGGACGATCTCGATCCCGTGGGGAACATATCTAACGAATCCGCCCCTTCAGCTATCAAAGCTGGAGTCTCATTCGTAGATTCCAATGACGAGTTCTCGGTGGCTGCTGCAGGACGCGAGAAGTCGATCTGAGCGAAGACGTTCTTGCTTATCTGAGCCTGTGATAAGGTGGCGTATGTAGAGGAGTTGccagatgaccaagatgggTGTTCgtgaccttgaccttgagcaTGATCATAGCCAGCTGCCCTCTTGGAATTGCTGTGGTTTCTCGCACGGTTCTTCCGTTGATCGTGTTGGTGAGCGAATTCGTCCAattcggcatcttcgtcgacttgCATGAACTCTTGCACCGCGACCTTCGGCACAGACACAGGCGCAGCTTTGAATGGTGTCGGAGGTGTGACAGGTTCAGGGGCAACATGGACTGGGACAggggcaggagcaggagcagcagctgGAGGAACTTGTCGGACAGCAGCGGCGGCAGCTCTTGCGGCGGAATGAGCAGtcttgagctcttcgtccgtcaTACTGAAAGTCTCCACTCTGAGGATCTGTTCCCTCAAGACCTTTAGCGGCGTTCGATCACGGGGTTCCAAGGCGAATAGACCCTTTAATATCCGATTCGTAGCTCTTGAGATGGGTAAGATCGTCCGCAGGAAATCCGGGTTATGCACATATGCTCTGAAAGTTTCGTCGTTTGGACAAGCTTGTCTCCACGGATTCCTCCCGCAGGTCAGATTGACCAATATTACACCGAGAGACCAGACATCGTTGGTTTCGGTCGAATACGATTCCAGCCGTTCGAACAATCCACCTTGACATTCTGGCGACAGATAGAAGGTTGATCCGCAGCCGAAGTCCGTCGAATATCGCTCCGAAGTGGCCAAGCCGAAGTCCGCTATACATATCCTTTCTCCACCTTGCGTGCACAGTATGTTCTCTGGTTTGAGATCCCGGTGGAATATTCCCATTCGATGGCAATAATCTACGGCGTCGATGATCTGTAGGAATATCCGCCTTATCAGGTAATCGTTGCCGAGGTACTACACGGAAAGCAAGTGTCAATAAGAAGACTTCTCAGAACAAAGAGGATAGGGGAAACGACTCACTCGTTGTTTTTCGGTGATCATTCCGAAAAGATCGCCTTCATCGCAGAAATCcatgacgacgaagatgtagtcgccttcttcgatgacTTTGTGTAGTGTGACTACGTTAGGATGTCTCGATGCCAATTGATGCAGAGCGATCTCCCTTCGTTGAAAGTGGCGTTGACGGGAGTCAAGACCGGCACGTAAGAGGCATTTGACAGCGAGGTAAACGGGACGAGGTGCGTGTAGGTCGACAGCGAGGTAGACGACCCCGTAAGCACCGACACCTAGGGTTGAAAGGAATTCGAGTCGGCCATTGTCAATTCTGTGTCCGATGAGATCTCGACCAGAAGTAGCGAAAGTGTTGGAAGGCATCTTGGTGAAGTGCGATTAGATAAAGATAAGATAAGAAGAGCTTGGGCGGGAAGTGGCTATGATTGACTTGGTCGATTTCGAAAGTTTGCTAGACTGTTGCTTGCGAAAGGCTTGATGGATGGATAACTGGGGAAACCCAGATTTTCAAGCCCCTCTTTATACAGCTTTagatgaaggtgatcgtCTGCTGAAGGTCCGGCGAGAGTGAGAATGACCTGCCTTCTCCGTCGAGTGTGATTACACGTATCCGGAGCCCGAGCAATCGTCTTCTGCTAAGCCAGTCCAAATTGAAAGACCGGACTGATCTATCCGTTATCGTCAAGGTTGCGTAGTGTTCGTTTGTATTTTGATCTGGACCAGCCGTGTTACATAGATGTCGCTTTTGGGGATACCTGGAGCGGTATGAGTGAATTTCTGTGCTTCTGATTTCTTAAAAGATAGTCCAACCGTCGCGGTGTGAGGATGTATTTCACTTTGATTGCTTGTGTCTCAGACGAATGAGAAGTTTTTGTGGTATGAGGAACGAGCGTTTCTTTGACCTTATCTTCTTCGAGTACACTGGCGAAACAGACAGAATGCGATGTGTAGGTTGTCGCAGACTACGAAAGAGGAATCAGGAAGTCGATGATCCGCAGTAGCTGTTCTAATCCCACTCAGTCCTTCTTATATTGTCCTAAGTATTGACACAAATCAAAGTAGAGTCATATAACCGATCACAGCCAATTCAGTTGAGGAAATTTTGAGTTCAACGTGTGTTCTGCACTTCTGTATCTTCTAATTCTGTGCGTGAACTTGAAAACCTCCGAGATAGCGATGATCTAAGTTCTAGTGTTCTAGCCCCGATTCTATCTCTTCGATACAGTCTTCACTCGGAGAAGAAATGTCTTTCAAATCGACCAAAGAGGAATAACCGATATCGTAGGAAGGAGTCCGAAGAGCTTTCCGTGTCGACAAACGGCGATGGGGAATATAAGTGACTTTATGATGATGCGTTTCTGAATGGGAGGCGTTGAGTGTCCGTCTCGAACTTTGCTCCTATAGTTCCGGTCTTTCTAACGCGGAGGTATTTGTTGTGTCACAGCGAGGGCCAGCAACGAAGAAAGATACGAGGTTTACGACGACAAGTTCCACAAAAGAGGTGTTACAATTGGAGAAACATGGTCACAGACGACTGTCCGAGGTTGTCTGGTGCAATTGACGATCCCAACT is a window from the Kwoniella dejecticola CBS 10117 chromosome 8, complete sequence genome containing:
- a CDS encoding ubiquitin-conjugating enzyme E2 4 yields the protein MALKRINKELIDLGRDPPSSCSAGPINDNLFQWQATIMGPADSPYAGGVFFLSLTFPTDYPFKPPKVQFTTKIYHPNINANGSICLDILRDQWSPALTISKVLLSICSMLTDPNPDDPLVPEIANTYKTDRPRYEATAREWTRK